Below is a window of Bradyrhizobium sp. SZCCHNS1050 DNA.
TTGCTCACGCCGTCGATCTCGAACATCACCCGGCCCGGCTTGACGCGGGCCACCCACAATTCAGGCGAGCCCTTGCCGGAGCCCATGCGGACTTCAGCCGGCTTCTTCGACACCGGGAGATCCGGGAACACGCGGATCCAGACGCGGCCGGCGCGCTTCATGTGACGGGTCAAGGCACGACGGGCGGCCTCGATCTGGCGCGCGGTGACGCGATCCGGCTCCATCGCCTTCAGCCCGAACTGGCCGAAGGCCAGCGTCGCGCCCGAGGACGCAACGCCGTGAATACGGCCCTTATGCGCCTTTCGGAACTTGGTCTTCTTTGGTTGCATCATGGCTTTGAGCCCTCAAACCTGTCTTGTCGCGGCTGATCGATCAGGCCGCGTCGCGGCGCGACCGGGGCTGCGAGCTCTCGCCGCCGCCTTCGTTCATCCGCTTGTCCTGTGCCATCGGATCGTGCTCGAGGATCTCGCCCTTGAAGATCCAGACCTTCACGCCGCAAGTGCCGAAGGTGGTGAACGCGGTGGCCACACCGTAGTCGATGTCGGCGCGCAGCGTGTGCAGCGGCACCCGGCCCTCGCGATACCACTCCATGCGGGCGATTTCCGCGCCGCCCAGACGACCCGAGCAGTTGATGCGGATGCCCTCGGCACCGAGACGCATCGCCGACTGCACGGCGCGCTTCATGGCGCGGCGGAACGCGACGCGGCGCTCGAGCTGCTGGGCGATCGACTCGGCGACCAGGGTCGCATCGAGCTCCGGCTTGCGGATCTCGACGATGTTGATGACGACGTCCGACGAGGTGATGTCGGCGACGCGCTTGCGCAGCTTGTCGATGTCGGCGCCCTTCTTGCCGATCACCACACCCGGACGCGCCGAGTGGATCGTGACACGGCACTTCTTGTGCGGACGCTCGATCACGATGCGGGCGACGGCCGCCTGCTTGAGCTCCTTGTGCAGGATCTCGCGGATCTTGACGTCTTCATGCAGCAGCTTGCCGTACTCGGCCTTGCCAGCGAACCAGCGCGAATCCCAGGTCCGGTTGATGCCGAGACGCAGACCGATCGGATTGATCTTTTGACCCATCGTATTCTCCCAGCGCCTGCTTTAAGCGCTCGCCTCGACCTGACGCACAATGATCGTCAGCTGCGAAAACGGTTTGAAAACTCGGCCCGAACGGCCACGACCGCGCGGCGAGAAACGCTTCATCACGATTCCCTTGCCGACGAAAGCCTGCGAGACGACGAGATCGTCGACCTCGAGCTCGTGATTGTTCTCGGCATTGGCGATCGCCGATTCCAGGCACTTCTTGACGTCGACCGCAATCCGCTTGCGCGAGAACTGCAGGTCGGCGAGGGCGGCCGACGCCTTGCGGCCGCGGATCATCTGCGCCACCAGGTTCAGCTTCTGCGGGCTCACCCGAAGCATCCGGGCCACAGCCTTGGCCTCGTTTTCGGGGAGGCTCCGTTCGCGCTTTGGTTTGCTCATCGCTTAATCCTCAAGCCTTCTTGGCTTTCTTATCGCCCGAATGGCCGTGGAAGGTGCGGGTCGGCGAGAACTCGCCGAACTTGTGGCCGACCATCTCTTCGTTGATCGCCACCGGCACGTGCTTCTGGCCGTTGTAGACGCCGAACGTCAGGCCGACGAACTGCGGCAGGATGGTCGAGCGGCGGCTCCAGATCTTGATGACGTCGTGACGGCCGGACGCGCGCGCCGCATCTGCCTTCTTGAGCAGCGACGCCTCGACGAACGGGCCTTTCCAGACTGAACGAACCATGTCCGTCGTTCCTTACTTCTTCCGCTTGTGGCGGCTCAAGAGAATGAATTTATCGGTCGACTTGTTGGTGCGGGTCTTCTTGCCCTTGGTAGGCTTGCCCCACGGAGTGACCGGGTGACGACCGCCCGAGGTACGGCCTTCGCCGCCGCCGTGCGGATGGTCGATCGGGTTCATCGCGACACCGCGGTTGTGAGGCCTGCGGCCCATCCAACGCTTGCGGCCGGCCTTGCCGATCGAGGTGTTCATGTGGTCCGGGTTCGACACCGCACCGATGGTGCCGCGGCAGCGGCCGTGCACCAGGCGCTGCTCGCCCGAGTTCAGGCGGACGATCACGTAGTCCTGGTCGCGGCCGACGATCTGGGCGTAGGTGCCTG
It encodes the following:
- the rpsS gene encoding 30S ribosomal protein S19 yields the protein MVRSVWKGPFVEASLLKKADAARASGRHDVIKIWSRRSTILPQFVGLTFGVYNGQKHVPVAINEEMVGHKFGEFSPTRTFHGHSGDKKAKKA
- the rpsC gene encoding 30S ribosomal protein S3 codes for the protein MGQKINPIGLRLGINRTWDSRWFAGKAEYGKLLHEDVKIREILHKELKQAAVARIVIERPHKKCRVTIHSARPGVVIGKKGADIDKLRKRVADITSSDVVINIVEIRKPELDATLVAESIAQQLERRVAFRRAMKRAVQSAMRLGAEGIRINCSGRLGGAEIARMEWYREGRVPLHTLRADIDYGVATAFTTFGTCGVKVWIFKGEILEHDPMAQDKRMNEGGGESSQPRSRRDAA
- the rplP gene encoding 50S ribosomal protein L16 yields the protein MMQPKKTKFRKAHKGRIHGVASSGATLAFGQFGLKAMEPDRVTARQIEAARRALTRHMKRAGRVWIRVFPDLPVSKKPAEVRMGSGKGSPELWVARVKPGRVMFEIDGVSNQIAREALLLAAAKLPIKTRFVERIAE
- the rplV gene encoding 50S ribosomal protein L22, coding for MSKPKRERSLPENEAKAVARMLRVSPQKLNLVAQMIRGRKASAALADLQFSRKRIAVDVKKCLESAIANAENNHELEVDDLVVSQAFVGKGIVMKRFSPRGRGRSGRVFKPFSQLTIIVRQVEASA